CAGCAAGCCGTGCAAGGCAAAGTTGAGTGCGGTGGTCCCGTTGGCGCAGAACACCACGCGCAGGGGATCTTCACAGCCCACTAACTCTGCAATTTCCTCGCGGGCCCGGTAGACCACGCGCGCCGCCACCAGCGAAAGCCGATGCCCAGAGCGACCCGGGTTCGCTCCTACCCCCTCCATGAAGCGAACCATCGCGCGCTGCACCACCTTGGGCTTCGGCCAGGAGGTAGCGGCATTGTCAAAGTAGATCAGCCTCTGCACCATTGCCTCCGGCAAGGTCTCTACGTGCCATTCTCCGGCTCACGACGGGACAACCTTCTCCTTGGCTGGTGCCACGACGCGGGCTCGTCTCCCGAGTCGACCCAAAGGTGAGGCAACGTCAGCATGCTGGCTAACGTGACGCTGGTCGGATTGTAGCAAACTCTGGTCAGACTATCAAGCGGATTTTCATCCAGGTCGGAGTCCTCAACGGTAGCGCCCGTAAGTGAGGGCCGTCTGATACATTGCTAGCACATTCTCGGTAGGGGTGTCGTCCTGCAGTTGGTGCGCGGGAGCAAAGCAGTACCCACCACCGGGCATCATCACCTCCAGCACGTGGCGACAGTAGGCGCCCACCTCCTGCACCGAGGCCTTGGTGAGGGGGGTGCCGGTGGAGATGGCCCCGTGGAAGGCGAGGCTTTGACCAAAGTGCGCCTTCAGGTACTCCGGTGCCATATCCTTTGCTTCGGGTTGCAGGGTGTCCACAGCAGTGATGCCCATCTCAATGAAATCAGGGAAGGCCCAGCTGCTGGAACCACACGAATGGATCATCACCGGCAGGTTGAAGGAGCGCGCCAGGTCGACGAAGCGCTGGAGGCGTGGGCGGATTTGTCTGCGGAAAAGATCCGCGCTGATGAGGGGACCGTTTTGGCCGCCCAAGTCCTCTCCGATCCACACAAAGTCCACGAGGCCCTTGCCGGCCTCAAGGGTGCGACGGGTGACCTCCAACTGGATCTCGAGGCGGCGATCGATGAGGAGCATACCTGCTGGGTCATTGGTGGCCAGATCGACCAGGGCTTGTTCCATACCCCGCAGCATGGTGGTGCTGTTAATAATGTCCCCCAGACCCGGACCTCCCACGTAGAGGCAAAAGTCCTTGTGCGCCCGGCACTGGGGCAGCACCTGGGAGTAGTCATAATCGTCCGGTGAAGGCATCGGCCATCGGGCCACTTCCTCTTCTGAGGCCGTGCACAAGGGGAAATCGCAAAAGTCCCAGTACCCGCCTGCGGGGTGTTCCACCCACCGGGTGTGCGTGCCCCATTCAGGGTCAACGCGCCGCTCCGGAATCTCGGGATGTAACCTGGGCCCGATGTACGGGGCCCAGACCCACTGAAAGTCCACGCCCAGCGCGGCGCGCAGGTGGGGCCAGTCATGTGCCTCAAGGCCAAAGTGCTCCATCAGCCGTTTCTGGAGGCCGGGATTGGCTGCATAGTTGATGGGCACGCGATCAGGTTCTTGGTGGGCGAGAGCGGTGAGGACTCGCTCCTTCGAGGTCATAGTCCTGGCCACGGTGGTCTCCGCGTTCAAGCGGCCATTCCGGTGGCGGCGCGCGCCATGGCCAGCACGTTGCGAGGCGGCACGTTAGGAAGGAGAGCCTCGTGGCTTGGACTAACCACGAGGCAGGGGCCGAGGACCCGCTGCAAGCGGTGGACCTCCGCTACCACCTCGGCCGGCGAGCCGTGCACAAGCAAATCTTGGGTATCCACACCGCCCAAGAAGGCAATCTTTCCCTTCACGGTAGCGCTCAGGGTGTCGGCATCCATGTGTGCGGCACGCGCCTGGAGGGGATGGAGTGCGTCAATGCCCAAACCCACGAAGCGTCCCAGCAGCTTAAAGACGGAGCCACAGGAGTGCAGAATCACCTGATAGCCAAAGGCTTTTGCCTGCTCCACCAGCTCCCGCATATAGGGGAGCACGAACTCGTCGAACTGCTCCGGCGAAAGGAGCAGGTCCCGCTGCGAACCGAAGTCGTTGCCAAAGAAAAAGCCGTCGATCAACTCTCCGGCCCGGGCGTACAGTCGACGATTTGCCTCAAGGTAAAAGTCCACCACCCGCCGCGTCACCGCATGCACCACCTCCGGGTGGGTGTACATCTTGACAAAGTAGTTTTCCATGCCGAAGAATGCGGCGACGTCGTGAAAGAACGGGCACCAGAACCCGCTGGCGCGATAGACTTCGCCCGCCTGTTCCAAAGCCCTTAGCCACTCGTCGAAAACGAGCAACTCAGGGTCGGGCCAGGGAAAATCGGCCACTTGCCTAGGGTCTTCGCAGTCTGCCAACACGCCTGCGGCGCCGAGAGCGCGGTCGCGTGGCCGCGTGTCGAAGATTGGCCTCCCCTCAGGGTGGCGATAGCAGCTGTACTGGAAGCAGATCCAGCGAAAATCGTCCCCCAACAGCCGCCGCAAGCTCTCTTCCTCCTGACAGCCGAAAGCACGCAGGTAAATGGGCCAGGTATCTTCGTGGGGCTTGCCCAGCCAAAAGCCGGTGCGATCGGCCTGCTGCCTGGCAAAGATGGTCTTGACCCGTTCGCGAGATGTCATCGGCAGGCTGTTGGACATGCGCCGCGGGAGCACTGAGTCCGATCGCGGAGAAGCCGCTTACGGCACGTCCACCTCGGCGGGAAGCTCGTCGGTGCTTAGCAGCGCCGCCTGGTCCAGGGCGCGCCGGTCCCCTCCACGACCCTCAAGATCGAGGATGCCTTCAATTTGGTGCAGATTGATGAACTCATGACATGCCTGAATGAGCTCCGGCGCCGTGAGCTGGTCCGGGCCCACCACCGTCACCACCTTGCCCATGGCGCACAAGTGGTTCACCAGAGCCACAAAGTCGCCATCTCCGGTGATCAGCACGATCTCATCCAGGCGGGGCGCCTGGGTGAGAATCTCCACGGCCATCTCCATGTCCATGCTTGCCTTGGCTGTGCCGTCGGGAAGGCGCTTGATAGGCTTGGCCACCACGCGATAGCCAATGAGACCGAGAAGATTGAAAAAGTCGCGCTGCCTATTGTTGTCGGGATCGAAGCAGGTGAATGCGGTAAAGGTGGTTATTGCGTGGTCCCGCGAGAAATAGTCGCGCAAAACGCGGAAGTTGATCTTGCCCTGCTGGAACCTCGTCTTGGTGGTCATGTAGATGTTTTGGATGTCGATAAAGACGCCTATTCGCTTCATATGCCTCCACGTCCCAAGTTCCCCCCACCATGTGCGTCTCTGCCGGTACCCTCCCTACCTTTGTTCTACTGCCCCACTGCCATTTGTGCCTGAAACCGGTCCACCCCCCCCACGCCCTCCCCACCTGAAGATACACCCTCGCTTCCTTACATTTTCTGGGAAAAGCAGGGTTAGCGCGCAAAGTCGCCGATCTTCGGCTGCACCAATCGGGCAAAGTCCTTATAGGCGAGCCTGATCAGCTGCGTGTGGGAGCCCGCGTTGAAAGCGATCTCCGCATCCTCGCTGAGTGCCCTGGCGGCGTAAACCTCCATGCCATAGAGATTACCAAAAGGTGGCATGGCGCCCACTTCGCACTCAGGGAAGAGCTCCTTAAACTCCCGCTCGCTGGCCAGCTCCACTTTTCCCGCACCAGCCAGCTCCTTCAGCCGATCAAAATCAATACGCTGGGAAGCTGGCAACACCGCCAACGCCATCTTGCCGTCAAGTTTGACCACCACAGTCTTGGCGAGCTCCTTGCCAGGCACGTGCGCTGCCGCGGCAATCTCCTGCGCCGTGTAGGCAGTTGAGTGATTGATGGTGGTATACTTGACCTTGTGGCGGTCCAAGAACTCTTTGAGCGCTTTGACTGGCATGCAACCCTCCTCGGCGACCTTCCGTCGCCCTTGGTGGTTAACCCACGCGGAGGTGCAGTGCGCGCTGTTCCCCATTGTGTGTTTTGTTGTGGCGTCGCAGGCGCAGCCCAACGGGCAGCTCCTACTATTGCACGCTGTGTAATTTTAGCAAAAACCGGGGAGATAATCAAGGAGAATATGCGGACATGGCGTTCTTCGCGACCCGCCTGCCTCTTGGTGGGGCGCCCGCACAAAAGCCACTCTCTTCGGAAGCTGTCGCGAGGTCAGCCGTTTCTCGTTCAGCCCTTGCAGCCCCTAAAGATTTTGGAGGCTCCGGACCCCACTTTCTTCCACCGCCGGCCGCTCGTGTCAATAGGCAGCTACTCCCTGCTGCTTTCAGGCTCGGAAATGACATTAGGGCAAAAAAGAGCTTGACTCTTAAGGCTTTTTTTCTTATGATTTAGTACAATCCACCGGGCGGGGGTAGGTGTGTTGGCGTGATACCAGTAACCCAATTCATGAAAGGGGTCGTGTCATGGCATCACGAGGCGTGAACAAGGTAATTTTGATCGGCCACCTGGGAGGTGACCCCGAGCTCCGCTACACCCCCAGTGGGGCAGCGGTAGCCAACTTGCGCCTGGCCACCAATGAAGTGTGGAAGGACAACGAAGGAAACACCCAGGAACGGACGGAGTGGCACCGGGTGGTCCTCTGGCGCAAGCTGGCAGAGATCGCCGGACAGTACCTGAAGAAAGGCATGCAGGTGTACGTGGAGGGGCGACTGCAGACCCGGTCGTGGGAGGACAAGGACGGTGTGAAGCGCTACTCCACCGACATCGTCGCGACGAACATGCAGATTCTGGGCAGGAGGGAGGCAGAGGCTGCGCCTGAATTGCCCCCCACTGACGTCGCCGATGTCGCACCTCCACCACCCGAAGGGGATGACCTCCCATTTTGAGGCACTGCGAACAGGCGATCGGCTTCCGTAAAGCCTGCATGTTTGGGTGGATAATGAGAATCCGGGATCAGTCGATTCCGGATTCTTTCTATTCAGACCCATGGGAAGAAAGGCCACCGTTGTGGGAGTGACAACAGAAATAGCAGATCAGTTGATTGCCCGTGCCGTCGAGGCAAAAAGACAGGCGGCAGTGCCTTACTCCGGCTTTCGCGTCGGGGCTGCACTCCTGGCCGGTGATGGCTCGATTAACACCG
This genomic window from candidate division KSB1 bacterium contains:
- a CDS encoding YbaK/EbsC family protein, which produces MPVKALKEFLDRHKVKYTTINHSTAYTAQEIAAAAHVPGKELAKTVVVKLDGKMALAVLPASQRIDFDRLKELAGAGKVELASEREFKELFPECEVGAMPPFGNLYGMEVYAARALSEDAEIAFNAGSHTQLIRLAYKDFARLVQPKIGDFAR
- a CDS encoding NYN domain-containing protein, whose product is MKRIGVFIDIQNIYMTTKTRFQQGKINFRVLRDYFSRDHAITTFTAFTCFDPDNNRQRDFFNLLGLIGYRVVAKPIKRLPDGTAKASMDMEMAVEILTQAPRLDEIVLITGDGDFVALVNHLCAMGKVVTVVGPDQLTAPELIQACHEFINLHQIEGILDLEGRGGDRRALDQAALLSTDELPAEVDVP
- a CDS encoding uroporphyrinogen decarboxylase family protein, yielding MTSRERVKTIFARQQADRTGFWLGKPHEDTWPIYLRAFGCQEEESLRRLLGDDFRWICFQYSCYRHPEGRPIFDTRPRDRALGAAGVLADCEDPRQVADFPWPDPELLVFDEWLRALEQAGEVYRASGFWCPFFHDVAAFFGMENYFVKMYTHPEVVHAVTRRVVDFYLEANRRLYARAGELIDGFFFGNDFGSQRDLLLSPEQFDEFVLPYMRELVEQAKAFGYQVILHSCGSVFKLLGRFVGLGIDALHPLQARAAHMDADTLSATVKGKIAFLGGVDTQDLLVHGSPAEVVAEVHRLQRVLGPCLVVSPSHEALLPNVPPRNVLAMARAATGMAA